The following proteins are co-located in the Noviherbaspirillum sp. UKPF54 genome:
- the aceK gene encoding bifunctional isocitrate dehydrogenase kinase/phosphatase: protein MPHTAFPKLLSSQIAFDIARTILDGFDKHYRLFRAESQDAKRYFETCDWKTAQVKARDRIAYYDARVQECVQMLEDEYDPEEIGDEVWREVKLHYIGLLINHKQPELAETFFNSVCCNILHRTYFHNDFIFVRPAVATEYIEPEDGQPTYRVYYPATDGLRYTLKRIITNFQLSPRFADLDRDVAFVETRMRAMFGSDLLEPNHQIQVLSSLFYRNKGAYIVGKGINGNRIYPFVVPILYNRKRELILDTVLFDPTLITVLFSFTRAYFMVDMEVPSAYVQFLRTLMPYKPRSEIYTILGLQKQGKAAFYRDYLHHLHHSSDCFEVAPGIRGLVMVVFALPSFPYVFKVIKDHFPPPKETSRAQVKEKYLLVKQHDRVGRMADTLEYSNVAFPRSRFSDDLLAELKEVAPSIVEEDGNEIIIKHLYIERRMVPLNIWLTEAEKRGDHAAVERGVVEYGNAIKDLVGVNIFPGDMLYKNFGVTKHGRVVFYDYDEIEYITDCNFRTIPAPRNEEDEMASEPWYPVAKNDVFPEQFGTFLLGNPEVRKYFMKHHADLLTPQYWQNAKQRLLDGHVEDVFPYPQELRFSYKPVAPAAQAA from the coding sequence ATGCCGCACACCGCATTTCCCAAACTCCTGTCCTCGCAGATCGCATTCGACATCGCGCGCACCATCCTGGACGGCTTCGACAAGCATTACCGCCTGTTTCGTGCCGAAAGCCAGGATGCCAAGCGTTATTTCGAAACCTGCGACTGGAAGACCGCGCAGGTCAAGGCGCGCGATCGCATCGCCTACTACGATGCGCGGGTGCAGGAGTGCGTGCAGATGCTGGAAGACGAATACGACCCGGAGGAAATCGGCGACGAGGTGTGGCGCGAGGTGAAGCTGCACTACATCGGCTTGCTGATCAACCACAAGCAGCCGGAGCTGGCCGAAACCTTTTTCAATTCGGTGTGCTGCAATATCCTGCACCGCACCTATTTTCACAACGATTTCATCTTCGTGCGGCCGGCGGTGGCGACCGAATATATCGAACCGGAAGACGGGCAGCCGACCTACCGCGTGTATTATCCGGCCACCGACGGGCTGCGCTATACGTTGAAGCGCATCATCACCAATTTCCAGCTGTCGCCGAGGTTCGCCGACCTCGACCGCGATGTCGCCTTCGTGGAAACGCGCATGCGCGCCATGTTCGGCAGCGACCTCTTGGAGCCGAACCACCAGATCCAGGTGCTGTCTTCCCTGTTTTATCGCAACAAGGGCGCGTACATCGTCGGCAAGGGCATCAACGGCAACCGCATCTATCCGTTCGTGGTGCCGATCCTCTATAACCGCAAGCGCGAGCTGATCCTCGACACCGTGCTGTTCGACCCGACCCTGATCACGGTGCTGTTCTCGTTTACCCGCGCCTATTTCATGGTTGACATGGAAGTGCCGTCGGCCTATGTGCAGTTTTTGCGCACCCTGATGCCGTACAAGCCGAGGAGCGAGATCTATACCATCCTCGGCTTGCAAAAGCAGGGCAAGGCCGCGTTCTACCGCGACTACCTGCACCACTTGCATCATTCGTCGGACTGCTTCGAAGTCGCGCCCGGCATCCGCGGCCTGGTGATGGTGGTATTCGCGCTGCCGTCCTTCCCGTATGTGTTCAAGGTGATCAAGGATCATTTCCCTCCACCCAAGGAAACCTCGCGCGCGCAGGTCAAGGAAAAATACCTGCTGGTGAAACAGCACGACCGCGTGGGGCGCATGGCCGACACGCTTGAGTATTCGAACGTCGCCTTCCCGCGCTCCCGCTTTTCCGACGACCTGCTGGCCGAGCTGAAGGAAGTCGCGCCCTCGATCGTCGAGGAGGACGGCAACGAAATCATCATCAAGCACCTGTACATCGAGCGGCGCATGGTGCCGCTCAACATCTGGCTGACCGAGGCGGAAAAGCGCGGCGACCATGCCGCCGTCGAGCGCGGCGTGGTCGAATACGGCAATGCGATCAAGGACCTGGTCGGCGTGAACATCTTCCCGGGCGACATGCTGTACAAGAATTTCGGCGTGACCAAGCACGGGCGCGTGGTGTTTTACGACTACGACGAGATCGAATACATCACCGACTGCAACTTCCGCACGATCCCCGCGCCGCGCAACGAGGAAGACGAGATGGCGAGCGAGCCATGGTATCCGGTGGCAAAGAACGACGTGTTCCCGGAACAGTTTGGCACTTTCTTGCTCGGCAATCCGGAAGTCAGGAAATATTTCATGAAGCACCATGCCGATCTGCTCACCCCGCAGTACTGGCAAAACGCGAAGCAGCGCCTGCTGGACGGCCATGTCGAAGACGTGTTCCCGTATCCGCAGGAATTGCGCTTCAGTTACAAACCTGTGGCTCCCGCGGCGCAGGCTGCCTGA
- a CDS encoding 2-hydroxychromene-2-carboxylate isomerase, with the protein MSKPIDFYFDFSSPYGYFASTRIDQLAERYGRAVKWHPLLLGVIFKTTGGAPLPAVPLKGDYAFRDFERTARFHDIPYARPELFPLPTQLAARAMLWIEQSQGEAKAVEFAKAVYRAYFADGKKIIDPDVIGPLASAIGIDAGALVDGANGADIKERLRVDIEAAVARGVFGSPFVIVDDEPFWGFDRFDQVEAYLKNGKI; encoded by the coding sequence ATGAGTAAGCCGATCGACTTCTATTTCGATTTTTCTTCGCCCTACGGTTATTTCGCGTCGACCCGCATCGATCAGCTCGCCGAGCGTTACGGTCGCGCGGTGAAATGGCATCCGCTTTTACTCGGCGTGATCTTCAAGACCACCGGCGGCGCGCCGCTGCCGGCAGTGCCGCTGAAAGGGGACTACGCATTCCGCGATTTCGAGCGCACCGCGCGCTTTCACGACATTCCCTATGCCCGGCCGGAACTGTTTCCGCTGCCGACGCAACTGGCGGCGCGCGCAATGCTGTGGATTGAGCAAAGCCAGGGCGAAGCCAAGGCGGTGGAATTCGCAAAAGCGGTCTATCGCGCGTACTTTGCCGACGGCAAGAAGATCATCGACCCCGACGTGATCGGCCCGCTCGCGTCAGCCATCGGCATCGACGCCGGAGCGTTGGTCGACGGCGCCAACGGCGCGGATATCAAGGAGCGCCTGCGAGTCGACATCGAGGCGGCGGTCGCGCGCGGCGTGTTCGGTTCGCCCTTCGTGATCGTCGACGACGAGCCGTTCTGGGGCTTTGACCGCTTCGATCAGGTGGAGGCGTATCTGAAGAATGGAAAAATCTGA
- a CDS encoding acetyl-CoA C-acetyltransferase yields the protein MNDPIVIVGAARTPMGAFQGDFSALSANDLGAVAIRAAVERAGLEPQYVNEVLFGNCLMAGQGQAPARQAAIKAGMPLSAGAVTLSKMCGSAMKAAMIGYDSLLAGSNEVVVAGGMESMTNAPYLIPKARGGYRIGHAMMYDHMMLDGLEDAYEKGRSMGTFGEECAAKYQFSREAQDAFAIESVKRAQAATNDGSFKWEIAPVTVAGKGGDVVIDKDEGPLKARLDKIPTLKPAFKKDGTITAASSSSINDGAAALVLMRESTAKKLGCTPIARVLGHATHSQEPNWFTTAPVGAIDKLYKKLGLTTKDIDLFEINEAFAVVPMAAMRDHGIAHEKINIHGGACALGHPIGASGARIIVSLIGALKKTGGRLGVASLCIGGGEGTAMAIELV from the coding sequence ATGAACGATCCGATTGTTATTGTTGGCGCCGCCCGCACCCCGATGGGCGCTTTCCAAGGCGATTTTTCGGCGCTGTCGGCCAATGATCTGGGCGCGGTTGCGATCCGCGCGGCCGTCGAGCGAGCGGGGTTGGAGCCGCAATACGTGAACGAAGTCTTGTTCGGCAATTGTCTGATGGCGGGGCAGGGCCAGGCACCGGCGCGCCAGGCCGCGATCAAGGCCGGCATGCCGCTATCGGCCGGCGCGGTCACGCTGTCGAAGATGTGCGGCTCGGCCATGAAGGCGGCCATGATCGGCTACGACTCGCTGCTGGCCGGCAGCAATGAGGTGGTGGTGGCGGGCGGCATGGAATCGATGACCAATGCGCCCTACCTGATCCCGAAGGCGCGCGGCGGCTATCGCATCGGCCACGCGATGATGTATGACCACATGATGCTGGACGGCCTGGAAGACGCGTATGAAAAGGGCCGCTCGATGGGCACCTTCGGCGAGGAATGCGCGGCGAAATACCAGTTCAGCCGCGAGGCGCAGGATGCGTTTGCGATCGAATCGGTCAAGCGCGCGCAGGCCGCGACTAATGACGGATCCTTCAAGTGGGAAATCGCGCCGGTGACCGTGGCCGGCAAGGGCGGCGACGTGGTTATCGACAAGGACGAGGGACCGTTGAAAGCCAGGCTGGACAAGATTCCGACCCTGAAACCGGCGTTCAAGAAGGACGGCACGATCACCGCCGCATCGTCGTCGTCGATCAACGACGGCGCGGCGGCGCTGGTGCTGATGCGCGAATCGACCGCGAAAAAGCTCGGCTGCACGCCGATTGCGCGCGTGCTGGGACATGCGACGCATTCGCAGGAGCCCAACTGGTTCACGACCGCGCCGGTCGGCGCAATCGACAAGCTGTACAAGAAGCTCGGCCTCACCACCAAGGATATCGACCTGTTCGAGATCAACGAGGCATTCGCGGTGGTGCCGATGGCGGCGATGCGCGATCACGGCATTGCGCACGAGAAGATCAACATCCACGGCGGCGCTTGCGCGCTCGGGCATCCGATCGGCGCATCCGGCGCACGCATCATCGTATCTCTGATCGGCGCGCTGAAGAAGACCGGCGGCCGGCTGGGCGTGGCGTCGCTGTGCATCGGCGGCGGCGAAGGCACGGCCATGGCGATCGAGCTGGTGTGA
- a CDS encoding carboxyl transferase domain-containing protein produces the protein MPQIESKLNPRSEEFKGNAEAMQRVVDDLKEKVEKIMLGGGEDARKKHTARGKLLPRDRVQMLLDPGTPFLEFSQMAAYDMYHNAAPGAGIITGIGRVAGQECVIVCNDATVKGGTYYPITVKKHLRAQEIADQNNLPCIYLVDSGGANLPNQDDVFPDRDHFGRIFYNQANLSAKGIPQIAVVMGSCTAGGAYVPAMSDESIIVKEQGTIFLGGPPLVKAATGEVVSAEDLGGGDVHTRLSGVVDHLAQNDMHALALARTIVSNLNRKKPQQLVLREPVEPKYDVRELYGVIPTDTRKPFDVREVIARIVDGSEFDEFKARYGTTLVCGFAHIFGMPVGIIANNGILFSESALKGTHFIELCCQRKIPLVFLQNITGFMVGRKYENEGIARNGAKMVTAVSTAAVPKFTVIIGGSFGAGNYGMCGRGFSPRMLWMWPNARISVMGGEQAASVLATVKRDGIEAKGGSWSAEEEEAFKAPIRAQYEHQGHPYYATARLWDDGVIDPADTRMVLGLGLSAALNGPIPETKFGVFRM, from the coding sequence ATGCCGCAAATTGAAAGCAAACTGAATCCGCGCAGCGAGGAATTCAAGGGAAACGCCGAAGCGATGCAACGCGTGGTCGACGACCTCAAGGAAAAAGTCGAGAAAATCATGCTGGGCGGCGGCGAGGACGCGCGCAAGAAGCACACCGCGCGCGGCAAGCTGCTGCCGCGCGACCGCGTCCAGATGCTGCTCGATCCGGGCACGCCGTTCCTGGAATTCTCGCAGATGGCGGCGTACGACATGTACCACAACGCCGCGCCGGGCGCCGGCATCATCACCGGCATCGGGCGGGTGGCGGGCCAGGAATGCGTGATCGTGTGTAACGACGCCACCGTCAAGGGCGGGACTTATTATCCGATCACTGTGAAAAAGCACCTGCGCGCGCAGGAAATCGCCGACCAGAACAACCTGCCGTGCATTTACCTGGTCGACTCCGGCGGCGCCAACCTGCCGAACCAGGATGACGTGTTCCCCGACCGCGACCACTTCGGCCGTATCTTCTACAACCAGGCCAACCTGTCCGCCAAAGGCATTCCGCAGATCGCAGTGGTGATGGGTTCGTGCACCGCCGGCGGCGCCTATGTGCCGGCCATGAGCGACGAATCGATCATCGTCAAGGAACAGGGCACGATCTTCCTGGGCGGTCCGCCGCTCGTGAAGGCGGCCACCGGCGAGGTGGTCAGCGCCGAAGACCTGGGCGGCGGCGATGTGCACACGAGATTGTCCGGCGTGGTCGACCATCTGGCGCAAAACGACATGCACGCGCTGGCGCTGGCGCGCACTATCGTGTCCAACCTGAACCGCAAGAAGCCGCAGCAACTGGTGCTGCGCGAACCGGTCGAGCCGAAATACGACGTGCGCGAGCTGTACGGCGTGATCCCGACCGATACGCGCAAACCGTTCGATGTGCGCGAAGTGATCGCGCGCATCGTCGACGGCAGCGAATTCGACGAATTCAAGGCGCGCTACGGTACGACCCTGGTGTGCGGCTTCGCGCACATCTTCGGCATGCCGGTCGGGATCATCGCCAACAACGGCATCCTGTTCTCGGAATCGGCGCTGAAAGGCACGCACTTCATCGAACTGTGCTGCCAGCGCAAGATCCCGCTGGTATTCCTGCAAAACATCACCGGCTTCATGGTCGGCCGCAAGTACGAGAATGAGGGCATCGCGCGCAACGGCGCGAAGATGGTCACGGCCGTGTCGACTGCGGCGGTGCCGAAATTCACCGTCATCATCGGCGGCAGCTTCGGTGCCGGCAACTACGGCATGTGCGGCCGCGGCTTTTCGCCGCGCATGTTGTGGATGTGGCCGAACGCGCGCATCTCGGTGATGGGCGGCGAGCAGGCAGCGAGCGTGCTGGCGACTGTCAAGCGCGACGGCATCGAGGCCAAGGGGGGCAGCTGGAGCGCCGAAGAGGAGGAAGCGTTCAAGGCGCCGATCCGCGCGCAGTACGAGCACCAGGGCCATCCGTATTACGCGACCGCGCGGCTGTGGGATGACGGCGTGATCGATCCGGCCGACACGCGCATGGTGTTGGGACTGGGGCTTTCCGCAGCGCTGAATGGGCCGATTCCGGAAACGAAGTTCGGCGTGTTCCGGATGTGA
- a CDS encoding AMP-binding protein: protein MVRLVISYDQGSQDAPLIEQTIGDFFDAMVGRFPDNEALVSCHQQLRYRYRELQREANRLASALLGLGIVPGDRVGIWSHNNAQWLLTQIATAKVGIVLVNINPAYRIAELEYALNKVGCKALITMTTFKTSDYLEMIRSVAPEISQYEPGKLQAARVPELTTVIQLGDDNVPGMLRFADLMAGGSADDVRITQIGATLKNTDPINIQFTSGTTGFPKGATLTHRNVLNNGYFIGEAMKLTPADRLCIPVPLYHCFGMVLGNLACLTHGATIVYPNDAFDPLAVLQAVQDERCTGLHGVPTMFIAELDHPRFKDFDLSTLRTGIMAGSPCPIEVMKRVVSDMHMGEVTIAYGMTETSPVSCQSTTDTPLEKRVSTVGKTQPHLEVKIVDPDSGKTVPVGTSGELCTRGYSVMHGYWSDPEKTAEAIDAEGWMHTGDLAVMDDEGYVNIAGRIKDMVIRGGENIYPREIEEFLYRHPAVRDVQVVGVPDKKYGEELCAWIILRPDAQLDAEALRDYCKGQIAHYKIPRYIRFVDAFPMTITGKVQKFRIRDLMKQELHLSEEKTA, encoded by the coding sequence ATGGTACGGTTGGTTATAAGCTATGACCAAGGCAGTCAGGATGCGCCGTTGATTGAACAGACGATTGGCGATTTCTTCGATGCGATGGTTGGCCGTTTTCCGGATAACGAGGCGCTGGTGTCGTGCCACCAGCAGTTGCGCTATCGCTATCGTGAATTGCAGCGCGAAGCCAACCGGCTGGCCAGCGCGCTGCTCGGCCTGGGCATCGTGCCCGGCGACCGGGTCGGCATCTGGTCGCACAACAACGCGCAATGGCTACTGACGCAGATCGCCACCGCCAAGGTCGGCATCGTGCTGGTCAATATCAATCCGGCCTACCGCATCGCGGAACTGGAATATGCCTTGAACAAGGTCGGCTGCAAGGCGCTGATCACGATGACGACCTTCAAGACCAGCGATTACCTGGAAATGATCCGCTCGGTCGCGCCCGAGATTTCCCAATATGAGCCGGGAAAACTGCAGGCGGCGCGCGTGCCGGAGCTGACGACCGTGATTCAGCTGGGAGACGACAATGTGCCCGGCATGCTGCGCTTTGCCGACCTGATGGCAGGCGGCAGCGCCGACGATGTGCGCATCACGCAGATCGGCGCGACGCTGAAGAATACCGACCCGATCAATATCCAGTTCACCAGCGGCACCACCGGCTTTCCGAAGGGCGCGACGCTCACGCATCGCAATGTGCTCAACAACGGCTATTTCATCGGCGAGGCGATGAAGTTGACGCCGGCCGACCGGTTGTGCATTCCGGTGCCGCTGTACCATTGCTTCGGCATGGTGCTCGGCAATCTCGCCTGCCTGACGCACGGCGCGACCATCGTCTATCCGAACGACGCCTTCGACCCGCTGGCCGTGCTGCAGGCGGTGCAGGACGAGCGCTGCACCGGACTGCACGGCGTGCCGACCATGTTCATCGCCGAACTCGATCATCCGCGCTTCAAGGACTTCGACCTGTCGACGCTACGCACCGGCATCATGGCCGGCTCTCCCTGCCCGATCGAGGTGATGAAGCGCGTGGTGTCCGACATGCACATGGGCGAAGTGACGATCGCCTACGGCATGACCGAAACCAGCCCGGTGAGCTGCCAGAGCACGACCGACACGCCGCTGGAAAAGCGCGTGTCGACAGTGGGCAAGACGCAGCCGCACCTGGAAGTCAAAATCGTCGATCCGGACTCGGGCAAGACGGTGCCGGTCGGCACTTCCGGCGAGCTGTGCACGCGCGGTTATTCGGTCATGCACGGCTACTGGAGCGATCCGGAAAAGACGGCCGAGGCGATCGATGCCGAAGGCTGGATGCATACCGGCGACCTGGCGGTGATGGATGACGAAGGCTATGTGAACATCGCAGGCCGCATCAAGGACATGGTGATCCGGGGCGGCGAGAACATTTATCCGCGCGAGATCGAGGAATTCCTGTACCGCCATCCGGCAGTGCGCGACGTGCAGGTGGTCGGCGTGCCGGACAAGAAATATGGCGAGGAATTGTGCGCATGGATCATCCTGCGCCCGGATGCGCAGCTCGATGCCGAGGCGTTGCGCGACTACTGCAAGGGGCAGATCGCGCATTACAAGATTCCGCGCTACATCCGCTTCGTCGACGCCTTCCCGATGACCATCACCGGCAAGGTGCAGAAATTCCGGATCCGCGACCTGATGAAACAAGAGCTGCATCTCTCCGAAGAGAAGACGGCTTGA
- a CDS encoding acyl-CoA dehydrogenase family protein, whose amino-acid sequence MVLSEQHEMIRDALRAFAQERLAPHAARWDKEHHFPKDELKGLAQLGAFGVAVPEELGGAGLDYVSLALVLEEIAAGDGGTSTVISVNNCPVCSIAMMYANEAQKEQWLKPLAAGAMLGAFCLTEPHVGSDASALRTTATRDGDHYVLNGVKQFITSGKHADVAIVMAVTDKAAGKKGISAFWVPTNTPGYVVARLEEKMGQHSSDTAQILFEDCRIPAQNLIGEEGQGYKIALSGLEGGRIGIASQSVGMARAAFEAALAYAKERTSFGKPLFEHQAVQFKLSEMATQIEAARQLIWHAASLKDAGKPCLKEAAMAKLFASEMAERVCSDAIQIHGGYGYVSDFPVERIYRDVRVCQIYEGTSDIQKILIGRALA is encoded by the coding sequence ATGGTTTTATCCGAACAGCATGAAATGATCCGGGACGCACTGCGCGCCTTTGCGCAGGAGCGGCTCGCGCCGCATGCCGCGCGCTGGGACAAGGAACACCACTTTCCGAAGGACGAACTGAAGGGCTTGGCGCAGCTCGGCGCATTCGGCGTGGCCGTTCCCGAAGAACTGGGCGGCGCCGGCCTGGACTATGTGTCGCTGGCGCTGGTACTGGAAGAAATCGCAGCCGGCGATGGCGGCACCTCGACCGTCATCTCGGTCAACAACTGCCCGGTATGCAGCATCGCAATGATGTATGCGAACGAGGCGCAGAAGGAGCAATGGTTGAAGCCGCTGGCGGCAGGCGCAATGCTCGGCGCATTCTGCCTGACCGAGCCGCACGTGGGCAGCGACGCCTCCGCGCTGCGCACGACGGCCACGCGTGACGGCGACCATTACGTGCTCAACGGCGTGAAGCAGTTCATCACCAGCGGCAAGCATGCCGATGTTGCCATCGTCATGGCGGTCACCGACAAGGCCGCCGGCAAGAAGGGCATCAGCGCGTTCTGGGTGCCGACCAATACGCCCGGCTACGTGGTCGCCCGGCTGGAAGAAAAGATGGGCCAGCACTCGTCGGACACCGCGCAGATCCTGTTCGAGGATTGCCGCATCCCGGCGCAGAATCTGATCGGCGAGGAAGGGCAGGGCTACAAGATCGCCCTGTCGGGCCTGGAAGGCGGGCGCATCGGCATCGCCTCGCAGTCGGTCGGCATGGCGCGCGCCGCGTTCGAGGCGGCGCTGGCATATGCGAAGGAGCGCACCAGCTTCGGTAAACCGTTGTTCGAGCACCAGGCGGTGCAGTTCAAGCTGTCGGAGATGGCAACCCAGATCGAGGCGGCGCGCCAGCTGATCTGGCATGCGGCCAGCCTGAAGGACGCCGGCAAGCCGTGTCTCAAGGAAGCGGCGATGGCGAAACTGTTTGCCAGCGAAATGGCCGAGCGCGTCTGCTCCGATGCGATCCAGATCCATGGCGGCTACGGCTATGTCAGCGACTTCCCGGTGGAGCGGATTTACCGCGACGTGCGGGTGTGCCAGATCTACGAGGGCACCAGCGACATTCAGAAAATCCTGATCGGCCGCGCGCTGGCCTGA
- a CDS encoding rhodanese-like domain-containing protein yields the protein MPMKKGYKALVDEAMAQVKTYTVEQARAKLDDPNVQFVDVRDVRELEREGIIPGAYPAPRGMIEFWVDPESPYFKPVFGENKEFIFFCAAGWRSALTTKTVQDMGMENVAHIEGGFGAWKKAGAPVAEKVKKV from the coding sequence ATGCCGATGAAAAAAGGTTACAAGGCGCTGGTCGACGAAGCGATGGCGCAAGTGAAGACCTACACCGTGGAGCAGGCGCGCGCCAAGCTCGACGATCCCAACGTGCAGTTCGTCGACGTGCGCGACGTGCGCGAGCTGGAGCGCGAAGGCATCATCCCCGGTGCATATCCGGCGCCGCGCGGGATGATCGAGTTCTGGGTCGATCCGGAGTCTCCCTATTTCAAGCCGGTGTTCGGGGAAAACAAGGAATTCATCTTCTTTTGCGCGGCCGGCTGGCGCAGCGCGCTGACCACCAAGACGGTGCAGGACATGGGGATGGAAAACGTCGCGCATATCGAAGGCGGCTTCGGCGCGTGGAAGAAGGCCGGGGCGCCGGTGGCAGAGAAAGTGAAGAAAGTCTGA
- a CDS encoding YchJ family protein, translating to MTAKAQAMPCPCGSGRSYAACCGRFIEEGIAPQTADELMRSRYSAYVARNEAYLKSTWHPSTRPVEPVVENDGGKWLGLEVRRHVPAGDKATVEFVARYKVGGRAHRLHEISNFVREDGRWFYVDGSFPITK from the coding sequence ATGACCGCCAAGGCGCAGGCCATGCCGTGCCCGTGCGGCAGCGGCAGGAGCTATGCGGCGTGCTGCGGGCGCTTCATCGAAGAGGGCATCGCGCCGCAGACCGCCGATGAGCTGATGCGCTCGCGCTACAGCGCCTACGTGGCGAGGAACGAGGCATACCTGAAGTCGACCTGGCATCCGAGCACGCGCCCCGTCGAGCCGGTAGTCGAGAACGACGGCGGAAAATGGCTGGGTCTGGAGGTGCGCAGGCATGTGCCGGCCGGCGACAAGGCAACCGTGGAATTCGTGGCCCGCTACAAGGTGGGAGGACGCGCGCACCGCCTGCACGAGATCAGTAACTTTGTACGTGAAGATGGACGTTGGTTTTATGTAGATGGCAGTTTTCCAATAACAAAATAA
- a CDS encoding SDR family oxidoreductase, with the protein MPTALIIGASRGIGHEFVRQLRAGNWKVFATARSDEALAELRTLGAEALKLDVTRPESLAGLGWQLDGEKLDLAVYVAGVFGSRDGATVSPTAEEFDRVMHTNVLGAMQAIPLVAPMVEAAQGRFGFLSSGMASIGEVESSYGWVYRASKAALNMVMKSASLDYPQATFVALDPGWVRTDMGGENAPTTVEESVSGLLQVLQGLDKSDSGTFRNRADRERAW; encoded by the coding sequence ATGCCTACCGCACTCATCATCGGCGCCTCGCGCGGCATCGGCCATGAATTCGTACGCCAGCTGAGAGCCGGCAACTGGAAGGTGTTCGCCACCGCGCGCAGCGACGAGGCGCTGGCGGAATTGCGCACGCTCGGCGCCGAAGCGCTCAAGCTCGACGTCACCAGGCCGGAATCGCTGGCAGGGCTGGGCTGGCAGCTCGACGGCGAAAAGCTGGACCTGGCCGTCTATGTGGCAGGCGTGTTCGGTTCGCGCGACGGCGCGACCGTCTCTCCGACGGCCGAGGAATTCGACCGCGTCATGCATACCAACGTGCTGGGCGCGATGCAGGCCATCCCGCTGGTGGCGCCCATGGTCGAGGCCGCGCAGGGCAGGTTCGGCTTCCTGTCGAGCGGCATGGCCAGCATCGGCGAGGTCGAATCGAGTTACGGCTGGGTGTACCGGGCGTCGAAGGCGGCCCTGAACATGGTGATGAAAAGCGCGTCGCTCGATTATCCGCAGGCCACCTTCGTTGCCCTCGACCCCGGCTGGGTGCGCACCGACATGGGCGGCGAGAATGCGCCGACCACCGTCGAAGAAAGCGTTTCGGGATTGCTGCAGGTGCTACAGGGGCTGGACAAGAGCGATAGCGGCACGTTCCGCAACCGCGCCGACCGCGAACGGGCGTGGTGA
- a CDS encoding HAD family phosphatase: MSRFELIAFDCDGVLVDSEPITCGVLADMLTELGWEMSVEKTIRAFVGKHVRDEMPNIEARIGKPLPPDFYEQFIERRNRGLETSITAVRGVHGAIEQLAVRNTPFCVASGADRAKMRLTLGRTGLLPFFEGRLFSGMEVPRTKPAPDVYLLAARTMGADPARCAVIEDTPTGIAAGLAAGMTVFGYAERMDPQLLRDAGAAEVFDDMAQLAELVA, from the coding sequence ATGTCTCGTTTTGAGTTGATTGCATTCGATTGCGATGGCGTGCTGGTCGACAGCGAGCCGATTACCTGCGGCGTACTGGCCGACATGCTGACCGAGCTGGGATGGGAAATGTCGGTGGAGAAAACGATCCGCGCCTTCGTCGGCAAGCACGTGCGCGACGAGATGCCGAATATTGAAGCGCGTATCGGCAAGCCGTTGCCGCCGGATTTTTACGAGCAGTTCATCGAGCGGCGCAACCGCGGCCTCGAGACGAGCATCACGGCCGTGCGTGGCGTGCACGGCGCGATCGAGCAACTGGCGGTGCGCAATACGCCGTTTTGCGTGGCTTCCGGCGCAGACCGCGCCAAGATGCGTTTGACCCTGGGTCGCACCGGTTTGCTGCCGTTTTTTGAAGGACGGTTATTCAGCGGTATGGAAGTGCCGCGCACCAAGCCTGCACCGGACGTCTACCTGCTGGCAGCGCGGACGATGGGCGCGGACCCGGCGCGCTGCGCAGTGATCGAGGACACGCCGACCGGCATTGCCGCTGGCCTTGCCGCCGGCATGACCGTGTTCGGCTATGCGGAACGCATGGATCCGCAGCTGCTGCGCGACGCCGGCGCGGCCGAGGTGTTTGATGACATGGCGCAGCTGGCGGAGTTGGTGGCATGA